From the genome of Colius striatus isolate bColStr4 chromosome 15, bColStr4.1.hap1, whole genome shotgun sequence, one region includes:
- the THUMPD3 gene encoding tRNA (guanine(6)-N2)-methyltransferase THUMP3 isoform X1 yields the protein MAEAAGGGGPGPGAELAAVIGATVPTGFELTAAEEVQEKLGSASRISRDRGKIYFEVPADSLAQVHRLRSVDNLFVVVQEFKDYQFKENKEDALKDLEDLVKKLPWTNPLKVWELNNSLKKRKTKRKKQNLPSTASKEKLNDDRDEGTDQKDDVEQEDCAQNAASVEPAIGQDTEEAQGGASQNGEEDNEQSDAKDDLQAGCGSESQASDSQAGEGEAKVLKFRVTCNRAGDKHSFTSNEAARDFGGAVQEHFQWKADMTNFDVEVLLNIHNSEVVVGIALTEESLHRRNITHFGPTTLRSTLAYGMLRLCDPQPTDIIVDPMCGTGAIPIEGATEWPSCYHIAGDNNPQAVKRAANNISSLLRKNENKESSSSLGIPLDIIQWDICNLPLRTGSVDIVVSDMPFGKRIGSKKKNWDLYPACLMEMGRICTPGTGRAVLLTQDKKCFAKALSRMGHIWRKAQTVWVNVGGLHAAVYLLKRTWERAEEKRSFW from the exons ATggcggaggcggcgggcggcgggggccccggccccggcgcggAGCTCGCGGCCGTCATCGGCGCCACCGTGCCCACCGGCTTCGAGCTGACGGCGGCCGAGGAggtgcaggagaagctgggcTCGGCCTCCAGGATCAGCCGGGACCGCGGGAAGATCTACTTCGAGGTCCCGGCCGACAGCCTGGCGCAG GTCCATCGCCTAAGGTCAGTGGATaatttgtttgttgttgttcaggAGTTCAAGGACTACcagtttaaagaaaacaag gAAGATGCTCTAAAGGATTTGGAAGATTTGGTTAAAAAGCTGCCTTGGACCAATCCATTGAAAGTTTGGGAGCTGAACAACAgtttgaaaaagagaaagacaaaacGCAAGAAACAGAATCTGCCAAGTACTGCAAGCAAAGAGAAGCTGAATGATGACAGGGACGAAGGAACAGATCAAAAAGATGATGTTGAACAGGAGGACTGTGCCCAAAACGCTGCCAGTGTGGAACCTGCTATTGGGCAGGATACAGAAGAGGCACAAGGAGGGGCTTCCCAAAACGGGGAGGAGGATAATGAACAGTCAGATGCTAAAGATGACTTGCAGGCGGGTTGTGGGAGTGAGAGCCAGGCCAGTGACAGTcaggcaggggaaggagaggcGAAGGTGTTGAAGTTCCGTGTGACGTGCAACAGAGCAGGGGACAAGCACAGCTTCACCTCAAACGAGGCTGCCAGAGACTTCGGTGGAGCTGTGCAGGAGCATTTCCAGTGGAAAGCTGACATGACTAACTTTGACGTAGAG GTTCTTCTGAATATTCACAACAGTGAAGTAGTTGTGGGCATTGCCTTAACCGAAGAGAGCCTCCACAGAAGAAATATTACACATTTTGGACCCACCACTCTTCGTTCAACTCTTGCTTATGGCATGCTTCG gCTCTGTGATCCACAGCCAACAGATATCATAGTTGATCCCATGTGTGGTACAGGTGCAATACCAATAGAG GGAGCTACAGAATGGCCTAGCTGCTACCATATTGCTGGTGATAACAACCCACAAGCTGTAAAGAGAGCAGCAAACAACATCTCTTCTTTACTAAGGAAGAATGAGAATAAGGAAAG cagcagctccctgggcataCCCTTAGACATCATTCAGTGGGACATTTGCAACCTCCCTCTGCGGACGGGTTCCGTGGACATCGTTGTGTCAGACATGCCGTTTGGGAAGAG GATAGGGTCAAAGAAGAAGAACTGGGATCTCTATCCAGCCTGCCTTATGGAGATGGGCCGGATCTGCACACCGGGGacgggcagggctgtgctgctcacGCAGGACAAGAAGTGCTTTGCCAAG GCCTTGTCACGGATGGGGCACATCTGGCGCAAGGCTCAGACCGTGTGGGTGAACGTGGGCGGCCTTCACGCTGCAGTGTATCTGCTGAAACGCACCTGggaaagagcagaagaaaaaagatcatTCTGGTAA
- the VHL gene encoding von Hippel-Lindau disease tumor suppressor isoform X1 has product MEESGSRGPGLRSLKTREVSSVAFNNHSPRAVLPVWVDFEGEPIFYPVLEPRTGRMMHSYRGHLWLFRDAKTKDGLLVNQQELFVAAPNVNRADITLPGVLGAALCVGGGSCPCDQVVCLFLTPVFTLKERCLQVVRSLVKPMDYRKLDIVRSLYEELEDHPDIRKDLHRLSLERSETLMNGMLE; this is encoded by the exons ATGGAGGAGTCGGGGTCCCGCGGGCCGGGGCTGCGCTCGCTCAAGACGAGGGAGGTCTCCAGCGTCGCCTTCAACAATCACAGCCCCCGCGCCGTCCTCCCGGTCTGGGTGGACTTCGAGGGCGAGCCCATCTTCTACCCGGTGCTGGAGCCGCGCACCGGGCGGATGATGCACAGCTACCGGG GTCACCTCTGGTTGTTCCGGGACGCAAAGACAAAGGATGGGCTCCTCGTCAACCAGCAGGAGCTGTTCGTAGCAGCCCCCAACGTGAACAGAGCGGACATCACGCTGCCAG GTGTACTGGGAGCAGCACTGTGTGTTGGAGGCGGCAGCTGCCCTTGTGACCAGGTTGTCTGTCTATTTTTGACTCCAGTGTTCACCCTGAAAGAGAGATGTCTCCAGGTTGTTCGCAGTCTGGTCAAACCAATGGACTACAGGAAACTGGACATTGTTCGATCATTGTACGAAGAGCTGGAAGATCATCCTGATATTAGGAAAGATCTTCATCGGCTTTCCCTGGAGAGAAGCGAAACGCTGATGAACGGAATGCTGGAATAA
- the VHL gene encoding von Hippel-Lindau disease tumor suppressor isoform X2 yields MEESGSRGPGLRSLKTREVSSVAFNNHSPRAVLPVWVDFEGEPIFYPVLEPRTGRMMHSYRGHLWLFRDAKTKDGLLVNQQELFVAAPNVNRADITLPVFTLKERCLQVVRSLVKPMDYRKLDIVRSLYEELEDHPDIRKDLHRLSLERSETLMNGMLE; encoded by the exons ATGGAGGAGTCGGGGTCCCGCGGGCCGGGGCTGCGCTCGCTCAAGACGAGGGAGGTCTCCAGCGTCGCCTTCAACAATCACAGCCCCCGCGCCGTCCTCCCGGTCTGGGTGGACTTCGAGGGCGAGCCCATCTTCTACCCGGTGCTGGAGCCGCGCACCGGGCGGATGATGCACAGCTACCGGG GTCACCTCTGGTTGTTCCGGGACGCAAAGACAAAGGATGGGCTCCTCGTCAACCAGCAGGAGCTGTTCGTAGCAGCCCCCAACGTGAACAGAGCGGACATCACGCTGCCAG TGTTCACCCTGAAAGAGAGATGTCTCCAGGTTGTTCGCAGTCTGGTCAAACCAATGGACTACAGGAAACTGGACATTGTTCGATCATTGTACGAAGAGCTGGAAGATCATCCTGATATTAGGAAAGATCTTCATCGGCTTTCCCTGGAGAGAAGCGAAACGCTGATGAACGGAATGCTGGAATAA
- the THUMPD3 gene encoding tRNA (guanine(6)-N2)-methyltransferase THUMP3 isoform X2, which yields MAEAAGGGGPGPGAELAAVIGATVPTGFELTAAEEVQEKLGSASRISRDRGKIYFEVPADSLAQVHRLRSVDNLFVVVQEFKDYQFKENKEDALKDLEDLVKKLPWTNPLKVWELNNSLKKRKTKRKKQNLPSTASKEKLNDDRDEGTDQKDDVEQEDCAQNAASVEPAIGQDTEEAQGGASQNGEEDNEQSDAKDDLQAGCGSESQASDSQAGEGEAKVLKFRVTCNRAGDKHSFTSNEAARDFGGAVQEHFQWKADMTNFDVEVLLNIHNSEVVVGIALTEESLHRRNITHFGPTTLRSTLAYGMLRLCDPQPTDIIVDPMCGTGAIPIEGATEWPSCYHIAGDNNPQAVKRAANNISSLLRKNENKESSSLGIPLDIIQWDICNLPLRTGSVDIVVSDMPFGKRIGSKKKNWDLYPACLMEMGRICTPGTGRAVLLTQDKKCFAKALSRMGHIWRKAQTVWVNVGGLHAAVYLLKRTWERAEEKRSFW from the exons ATggcggaggcggcgggcggcgggggccccggccccggcgcggAGCTCGCGGCCGTCATCGGCGCCACCGTGCCCACCGGCTTCGAGCTGACGGCGGCCGAGGAggtgcaggagaagctgggcTCGGCCTCCAGGATCAGCCGGGACCGCGGGAAGATCTACTTCGAGGTCCCGGCCGACAGCCTGGCGCAG GTCCATCGCCTAAGGTCAGTGGATaatttgtttgttgttgttcaggAGTTCAAGGACTACcagtttaaagaaaacaag gAAGATGCTCTAAAGGATTTGGAAGATTTGGTTAAAAAGCTGCCTTGGACCAATCCATTGAAAGTTTGGGAGCTGAACAACAgtttgaaaaagagaaagacaaaacGCAAGAAACAGAATCTGCCAAGTACTGCAAGCAAAGAGAAGCTGAATGATGACAGGGACGAAGGAACAGATCAAAAAGATGATGTTGAACAGGAGGACTGTGCCCAAAACGCTGCCAGTGTGGAACCTGCTATTGGGCAGGATACAGAAGAGGCACAAGGAGGGGCTTCCCAAAACGGGGAGGAGGATAATGAACAGTCAGATGCTAAAGATGACTTGCAGGCGGGTTGTGGGAGTGAGAGCCAGGCCAGTGACAGTcaggcaggggaaggagaggcGAAGGTGTTGAAGTTCCGTGTGACGTGCAACAGAGCAGGGGACAAGCACAGCTTCACCTCAAACGAGGCTGCCAGAGACTTCGGTGGAGCTGTGCAGGAGCATTTCCAGTGGAAAGCTGACATGACTAACTTTGACGTAGAG GTTCTTCTGAATATTCACAACAGTGAAGTAGTTGTGGGCATTGCCTTAACCGAAGAGAGCCTCCACAGAAGAAATATTACACATTTTGGACCCACCACTCTTCGTTCAACTCTTGCTTATGGCATGCTTCG gCTCTGTGATCCACAGCCAACAGATATCATAGTTGATCCCATGTGTGGTACAGGTGCAATACCAATAGAG GGAGCTACAGAATGGCCTAGCTGCTACCATATTGCTGGTGATAACAACCCACAAGCTGTAAAGAGAGCAGCAAACAACATCTCTTCTTTACTAAGGAAGAATGAGAATAAGGAAAG cagctccctgggcataCCCTTAGACATCATTCAGTGGGACATTTGCAACCTCCCTCTGCGGACGGGTTCCGTGGACATCGTTGTGTCAGACATGCCGTTTGGGAAGAG GATAGGGTCAAAGAAGAAGAACTGGGATCTCTATCCAGCCTGCCTTATGGAGATGGGCCGGATCTGCACACCGGGGacgggcagggctgtgctgctcacGCAGGACAAGAAGTGCTTTGCCAAG GCCTTGTCACGGATGGGGCACATCTGGCGCAAGGCTCAGACCGTGTGGGTGAACGTGGGCGGCCTTCACGCTGCAGTGTATCTGCTGAAACGCACCTGggaaagagcagaagaaaaaagatcatTCTGGTAA